The following coding sequences are from one Ornithodoros turicata isolate Travis chromosome 1, ASM3712646v1, whole genome shotgun sequence window:
- the LOC135386248 gene encoding uncharacterized protein LOC135386248, whose translation MDSVHSKKHDQRQKRRCTEAPTNSLSLDLSPEPWFPKFLVAHAEDETKPLSKVSPFLIAKEIEKNIGKSYKAKKLSSGDIQIEVENRSQSSALMSIKKLGDIPVSITKHRILNIVKGVISESELLDCSDIEIEEGLREHGVVAARRIVMRRDGKEMRTKHIVLSFQLHRLPQTIKPGYLNCHVRPYVPNPRRCFKCQRFGHGSQVCRGQETCPKCSGNGHTPESCENTVRCTNCKGDHPVYSRSCPRWKAEKEILRIKAEQNIPYKAAKAQAEFASKGTFSEVARRGVAPLRKSVETQTSGCLPQTPQQKGGDTSVSLPAPTSPGSTLACQARSKEIATISNDVDGTISVWDGTMLEPSQTMSQNMELDDDDCLSQKSSSSLPGVLSQGKEKREKTSGRGRGSRTKDMQKLPPPRITPP comes from the coding sequence ATGGATTCAGTACACTCCAAAAAACATGATCAGCGTcaaaagaggcgctgcaccgaagcaCCAACGAACTCGCTCAGCTTAGACCTGTCTCCAGAGCCATGGTTCCCGAAATTCCTTGTGGCCCATGCTGAGGACGAGACAAAGCCGTTATCGAAAGTGTCACCATTTCTCATTGcaaaagaaattgaaaaaaacATCGGGAAGTCGTATAAAGCAAAGAAGCTCTCATCTGGAGACATTCAAATTGAAGTAGAAAACAGATCCCAAAGTTCAGCCCTTATGTCTATAAAGAAACTCGGTGACATTCCAGTATCAATCACAAAACACCGTATCCTGAACATTGTCAAGGGGGTGATTTCCGAGAGTGAACTCCTTGACTGTTCCGACATCGAGATCGAAGAAGGTTTGCGCGAGCATGGCGTTGTGGCGGCGAGGCGGATAGTCATGCGTCGGGATGGCAAAGAAATGCGAACCAAGCACATCGTACTGTCATTCCAGCTGCACAGACTCCCTCAAACCATCAAACCAGGTTACCTGAACTGCCACGTGCGACCCTACGTTCCGAACCCGCGGCGTTGCTTCAAGTGTCAACGTTTCGGGCATGGATCACAGGTCTGCCgtggacaggaaacatgtccaaaATGTTCAGGCAATGGTCACACACCAGAATCATGTGAGAACACGGTACGTTGCACAAACTGCAAAGGTGACCACCCAGTATACTCAAGATCTTGTCCCCGGTggaaagcagaaaaagaaatactTCGCATCAAAGCAGAACAGAACATACCATATAAAGCAGCAAAAGCACAAGCAGAGTTTGCTAGTAAAGGCACTTTCTCCGAGGTGGCGCGCAGGGGAGTCGCACCACTGAGGAAATCTGTAGAGACCCAGACTTCTGGGTGTCTACCTCAAACTCCCCAGCAGAAAGGTGGAGACACGAGTGTGTCTCTTCCTGCTCCTACATCTCCTGGGAGCACCCTGGCTTGCCAGGCACGCAGCAAGGAGATAGCCACAATTTCTAATGATGTTGATGGCACAATCTCAGTCTGGGACGGAACCATGCTGGAACCATCCCAGACCATGTCACAAAACATGGAATTGGATGACGATGACTGCTTATCCCAGAAATCGTCATCCAGTTTGCCAGGTGTTCTCTCTCAGggcaaagaaaagagagagaaaacatcTGGTCGAGGTAGGGGTAGCAGAACAAAAGACATGCAGAAATTACCTCCACCAAGAATAACCCCTCCTTGA
- the LOC135386258 gene encoding uncharacterized protein LOC135386258, producing the protein MNFLETPAETWFPKFLIIHADNDTGTLGKLSPFVTAKVIEQAIGKSYQARKLRTGDIQIEVQTKQQSTALESLKQIGDIPVTVTPHRTLNTVKGVISQDELLDCSESEIEDGLTEEGVVSAKRITMRREGREIPTKHVILSFKRHTLPSTIKAGYLNCHVRPFIPNPKRCFKCQRFGHSSQTCRGQTTCPKCSGKDHMSETCQNDFKCVNCQGGHPVYSRSCPRWQDEKQLLKIRTEQNISYKAAKAQLEFQKKGSFSEVVRRGVAPLRVSVETQTVGPPLHTPQQKEKDMEMSPPPVSPSSQVAGSTNEVATASVEAAGNLSIWEGSTQCSPLNTSHSMDVDDDDCSSQKSSSSLPSFSQAMEKREKEKGRGRGIKPKDQQRVPAPRVQPP; encoded by the coding sequence ATGAATTTCTTAGAGACACCTGCGGAAACGTGGTTTCCAAAGTTTTTGATAATTCATGCTGACAATGACACTGGTACTTTAGGCAAGTTATCACCATTTGTGACAGCCAAGGTTATCGAACAAGCAATTGGGAAGTCGTATCAGGCCAGGAAACTTCGTACAGGGGATATCCAGATTGAGGTGCAAACCAAGCAGCAGAGTACAGCTTTAGAGTCACTGAAACAGATTGGCGATATACCTGTGACGGTAACGCCTCACAGAACACTGAACACAGTGAAGGGCGTAATCTCACAAGACGAGCTGCTGGACTGTTCAGAGTCTGAGATTGAGGACGGTTTGACGGAAGAGGGTGTTGTTTCTGCAAAAAGAATAACCATGCGCAGAGAGGGCAGAGAGATTCCCACAAAACATGTAATCCTTTCGTTTAAGCGTCACACACTCCCATCGACCATAAAAGCCGGCTATCTCAACTGTCACGTTAGACCCTTTATTCCCAACCCGAAgcgctgtttcaaatgccagcgctTTGGGCACAGCTCACAGACTTGTCGGGGACAGACGACATGCCCGAAATGCTCTGGAAAGGACCACATGTCAGAAACCTGCCAGAATGACTTTAAATGTGTGAACTGCCAGGGTGGGCACCCAGTATATTCCAGGTCCTGCCCTCGATGGCAAGACGAAAAACAACTCCTCAAGATCAGAACGGAACAGAACATTTCATACAAAGCAGCTAAGGCCCAACTAGAGTTCCAGAAGAAAGGTTCTTTCTCTgaggtggtgcgcaggggagtggcgcccctcagagtgtccgtggagacccaaaccgttgggcctccactccacactccccaacaaaAGGAGAAGGACATGGAAATGTCCCCTCCTCCAGTATCTCCTTCCAGCCAAGTGGCTGGTAGTACTAACGAGGTGGCAACAGCTTCCGTAGAGGCTGCTGGCAACCTCTCCATCTGGGAGGGCAGCACTCAGTGCTCGCCTCTAAATACAAGCCATAGTATGGACGTCGACGACGATGACTGCTCGTCGCAGAAGTCGTCGTCGagtcttccttctttttcccaGGCTAtggagaaaagagaaaaagagaagggCAGAGGTAGAGGTATAAAACCCAAAGATCAGCAAAGGGTACCTGCACCTAGAGTACAGCCCCCTTAA